A single Mixta calida DNA region contains:
- the queE gene encoding 7-carboxy-7-deazaguanine synthase QueE: MQYPINEMFQTLQGEGFYTGVPAIFIRLQGCPVGCSWCDTKHTWDKLADRETSLGDILIKTVESDAWGAADADALLATIKRQQWTARHVVITGGEPCIHDLTPLTAALQQAGFSCQIETSGTHEVQCSPETWVTVSPKVNMRGGYDVLNQALARADEIKHPVARQRDIDALDELLARLEDEKARIVALQPISQKEDATRLCIATCIARNWRLSMQTHKYLNIA; encoded by the coding sequence ATGCAGTACCCGATTAATGAAATGTTCCAGACGTTGCAGGGCGAAGGTTTTTATACCGGCGTTCCGGCAATTTTTATCCGCTTGCAGGGATGCCCGGTTGGCTGCAGCTGGTGCGATACCAAACATACATGGGATAAGCTGGCCGATCGGGAAACGTCGCTGGGCGATATTCTGATAAAAACCGTAGAGAGCGACGCCTGGGGCGCCGCCGATGCCGACGCGCTGCTGGCGACCATCAAGCGTCAGCAGTGGACCGCGCGTCACGTAGTGATTACCGGCGGCGAGCCCTGCATTCATGACTTAACGCCGCTGACCGCCGCGCTGCAACAGGCAGGCTTCAGCTGCCAGATTGAAACCAGCGGCACGCATGAGGTGCAATGCTCGCCGGAAACCTGGGTGACGGTATCGCCGAAGGTGAATATGCGCGGCGGCTATGACGTGCTGAATCAGGCGCTGGCGCGCGCCGATGAGATCAAACATCCGGTGGCACGTCAGCGCGATATCGATGCGCTGGATGAACTGCTGGCGCGGCTTGAAGATGAAAAAGCGCGTATCGTCGCGCTGCAACCGATCAGTCAGAAAGAGGATGCGACGCGTCTCTGCATCGCGACCTGCATCGCGCGCAACTGGCGTCTTTCCATGCAGACCCACAAATACCTTAATATTGCCTGA